Within Candidatus Rokuibacteriota bacterium, the genomic segment GCGCGGTGTAGTCCATGGTTCTCGGGCCGACGTTGGCGGGCACGGCGAAGAACGGCCCGCCTGCCGCCCTGGTGATCGGGGTGGCCACACCGCCCTTCACCATGGTGACCGTGTACCGCTGCCGCTGCCCGAGACCGACGTCGTCGAACGAATCGATCCTCGGCGGCACGATCAGGGTCCCGGGCGGCACCGGCGGCGGCGAGTTACCCGGGGCCACGGCTCCGCCGCCCACGCCCGCGTAGCCCTGGAACAGGTTCGGCAGGCGCTGCTCGGTGGTGAAGCGGAACTGGAAGACGATGTCCTCGACCGCGTCGTTGTTGTTGTCGATCTTGATCTCGTAGAGGATGTCAGGGTCGAACGGGAACCAGTTGGGGCCGTTGGCGGGCTCGAGCAGCGGGTCGACGCTCATGATGAGCGTCACTCGCGGGGCGCTGGAGCTGCCCCCGTAGCTGCGGAATGCGAAGACATCGCTGATGTCGGCCTTGTGATCGAGCGCCGTGATCGGCGCCTCACGGTGGTTCGCCGCATCGGCGAGCGGCGAGGAGGCGACGGCTGCGACGAGAACGAGGATGACGAGTCTCGCTGTCATGAATCTCATGGGACCCCTCCTTGGCTCGACGCTGAAGAGACGATGGAGCGCGGTCTCGTCCCGCCGGAGAATGCGAGGGAAGCCGGCCGATGTCAGACGCGCGATCGAACGGACCGGGCCCGCCAACCGAGCCACCCGGCCAGCCCGGCGCCGACCATCAGGATGGCCGGCGGCCCGGCCACGGGGGTGGGTGTGGGCGCGCGCGCCGTCGCGACGTGGAGCTCTCCCAGCGAGGGGCCGAGCGACGCGTTTCCGGCGACGCCGCCATCGACGACCAGCTCGACGAAGACATCGAAGAAACTGACCGGCGGAGCGAAGGTGGCGCTCTCTTCCAGGTCACTCAGGCCCTCGATGGCGAACGGGATCAGCGTGACCGGGGTCCCGGCGCAGCCCACGGACGGAGAGGAGAAGACCGCCCCGAGGCACTTGCTCTCGACTATCGTGATCGCCCCATCGCCGGCGACGAGGGCAGACGAGTCGAGCGCGATGCTGTTGCCGATGAACGAGTCACCACTGGCGGGAGTAGCCTGGAAGCCGAGAAACAGCTCCAGCAGGCTGGCGGGGCCTGCGGCGATGGGACTGCCGGCGAAGAGGAAGCCTGGGCCGCCCGGCCCCGTCACCGGCGTCAGCGACACGGACGCCGACGGGATCTGGGTCGTCCCCGGGCTTGGCGGCGTCACCTCCGAGAAGCTGAAGAAGGTCACATCCTCGACCGTGCACCCGGTCGCGCCCAGGCCGATGTAGTCCACGAGTGTCCCGGGTGTGCACGGAGCCGCGAACGCGGGTGCTCCGAAAGCCAACTGTGCCAGAACGAGGAGTAGACAGGCATGTCGGATCATGACTTCTCCTCTGCCGACAGTGACGGCACGTCGTGATCAACCGAGGTGTGGCAGCACCGGTGACGTCGCACGGGAAGCCTTACCGGTGGCCCCTACCATGCCGCAGTGCCGATAGCTGCGATATCCGTGCCATTCCCGGTTCCGACGAGAATACAGCATGTCCCGTTCAGGTTCCCGGAGGCGGAGTACCGAACTGTAAACTATTCCGACAGGGGTCGGCCGGTGGTTACACTGCGAGCAGCCGCGCCGCGGCCACGGCGTCCAGGAGGAGGGCCATGATCTGTCCGACACCGACCTTCCCATGCAACGCTACTTCCGCGACGCGCGCCTCTACGTCTTCGCTCCCCTCACCAACGACATGGTGAGTAACTACCTCGGCGAGCGCTGGCTGGGCCTGCCCCGCTCCTTCTGAGCCGCTGCGCGCTCGTGGGGGGGCCACGGCGAGGAGTCACGGCGAGGAGAAGGTCCGTGGCCCTGAGAGCGGGCTCAGGCCGGCCTCGAGCGGCGCGGGGGGGCAGGACGCCACGCGAGGATGAAGAAGACGGAGCCTGCGGCGGCCAGCGCCGCCAGAACCCGGAAGCCCGCCTCGTAGCTGCCTGTCCGGTCGGCCAGGACGCCGGCGATCAGCGGGCCACCGATCATCCCCAGCATCACGATCATGGAGGAGAGCCCCGAGATCATGCCGAAGGAGCCGCTGCCGAAGTAGTCCGCGCGGATGGCGGCCATGAGCGGGCCGCGGATCCCCCAGGCCATGCCGTGGAGCATCGCGAAGCCGAGCACCATCCAGAAGGCGTTGGCCGAGGCGAGCAGGAGCAGCGCGGCGGCGTGGCCTGCCATGCACACCACGATGATGGTGCGCTTGCTGAAACGGTCGCCGGCCCAGCCGCCGCCCAGCTGGCCCAGCACCTGCATGGCCGTCATGATCGCGATGACGGCCGTGCCCTGGCGCAGGGAGTAGCCCAGGCGCTCGGTCAGGTGCACCACCAGGTGGACCAGCACCGCCGAGACCACCAGGAGGGCCGAGCCGTGGCCCAGGGAGATGAGCCAGAAGGCCGGCGTGCGCATGGCCTCGCGCGGGGTGAACTCCGCGGGACTCGCGTGGGCGACGCCGTGCCCGGTCGATCGCGCGCTCACGGCCGCCGCCGACGCTGCCTCGGGAGCGTCGCCGTCGGGATGGAGGCCGTAGAGTTCCGGGCGGTGCCGCACGAGCTGGGCGATGGGCAGACCCAGGAGCAGGATCACGACGCCCGACCCGGCTGCCGTCCACCGCCAGCCATGGCGCGCCAGCGACAGCGCCACGAGCTGGGTGAGGATTCCCCCCACCGCCATGCCCGTGGCGCTGATGCCCAGCGCCAGCGCCCGCCGCCGCCTGAACCAGGAGACGATGGCGACGCTGATGGGGAGATAGCCGCCGAGGCTCGACCCGAGCGCCACCAGGAAGAAGGTGACGAAGAAGCCGAGCGGCGAGGCGATCTGGCTGAACAGGATGAAGCCCAGGCCGAAGACGACCACGCCGACACGGATGAGGGCCCTCGGGCCGAAGCGATCGGTGAGCCAGCCCTGGATGGGGCCGAGGATGCCGCTCTCCATCCGCGCCATGGAGAAGGCGGCGGAGAGCATGGTCTTGCTCCAGCCGAACTCCTCGCGCAGGAGGACCACGTAGGCCCCGTAGGCGTGGAAGACGAGGGCGCCGATGAGGGCCTCGAGGCCAAACCCGGCGGCGACGATCCACCAGCCGTAGAAGATCCGGTCGCGCGGGCGTGGGATCATGGGGGCAAGAGGAGCCGCGCCACTATAGCACGCTCGTGCCGCCTTGCTCTCTCCGGCGAGATGGCGCGGCTGTCGCTCCGCACGGTGCCGGAGATGGACGCGACGGAGGCCGGGCGCCTGCTCGTCAGGCGCCTCACCTCGAGGCCTCCCCGCGGCGCGCGGGTCACCGCGCGCATGACGGGGTCGGCGCCCTGGTGGAGCACCGACCCCGAGGGGCCGGCCTTCGAGGCAGCGCGCCGCGCCCTCCGGGCCGGCTTCG encodes:
- a CDS encoding MFS transporter, giving the protein MIPRPRDRIFYGWWIVAAGFGLEALIGALVFHAYGAYVVLLREEFGWSKTMLSAAFSMARMESGILGPIQGWLTDRFGPRALIRVGVVVFGLGFILFSQIASPLGFFVTFFLVALGSSLGGYLPISVAIVSWFRRRRALALGISATGMAVGGILTQLVALSLARHGWRWTAAGSGVVILLLGLPIAQLVRHRPELYGLHPDGDAPEAASAAAVSARSTGHGVAHASPAEFTPREAMRTPAFWLISLGHGSALLVVSAVLVHLVVHLTERLGYSLRQGTAVIAIMTAMQVLGQLGGGWAGDRFSKRTIIVVCMAGHAAALLLLASANAFWMVLGFAMLHGMAWGIRGPLMAAIRADYFGSGSFGMISGLSSMIVMLGMIGGPLIAGVLADRTGSYEAGFRVLAALAAAGSVFFILAWRPAPPRRSRPA